The following are encoded in a window of Methanococcus voltae genomic DNA:
- a CDS encoding RNA-binding domain-containing protein: MVNSIKISTIANATEDEEKVLDAISFFIPDIIDDEDVDLEITETEGCFENPINIFSAKLKNKKAKITYDYIVDMLKQNTKNVEDLKNDLDLRIEKNAIYLRFDKQKAYLNECILSEGDDTVRVLIKFKLFKPSGKEEEVKRLFLERLDSKSVF, encoded by the coding sequence ATGGTTAATAGTATAAAAATATCTACAATCGCAAATGCGACCGAAGACGAGGAAAAAGTTCTCGATGCAATTTCTTTTTTCATACCAGATATAATTGACGACGAAGATGTGGATTTAGAAATAACTGAAACAGAGGGTTGTTTTGAGAATCCAATAAATATATTCTCTGCTAAACTTAAAAATAAAAAAGCAAAAATAACTTATGATTACATAGTCGATATGTTAAAGCAAAACACTAAAAATGTCGAAGATTTAAAAAATGATTTAGATTTGAGAATTGAAAAAAATGCAATATATTTAAGATTTGATAAACAAAAAGCTTACTTAAATGAATGTATTCTTTCAGAGGGGGACGATACCGTAAGAGTTTTGATAAAATTTAAGCTTTTTAAACCCAGTGGAAAAGAAGAAGAAGTTAAAAGATTGTTTTTAGAACGTTTAGATTCTAAATCTGTTTTTTAA
- a CDS encoding 50S ribosomal protein L15e, protein MSMYKHIQEAWKKPAESYVKDLQWVRMQDWRKEPTVVRLEKPTRIDRARNLGYKAKQGVIVVRVAVRRGGLRKPRPKHSKKPATMAVKKITMAKSIQRIAEERAAKRYPNMEVLNSYWVGEDGKRKWYEVILVDINCPTIKNDKKYSFLADGANKCRVYRGLTSAGKKGRGLMYKGKGAEKVRPGVRANQKRTK, encoded by the coding sequence ATGAGTATGTACAAACATATCCAAGAAGCATGGAAAAAGCCTGCTGAATCATATGTTAAAGACTTACAATGGGTAAGAATGCAAGATTGGAGAAAAGAGCCAACCGTTGTAAGATTAGAAAAACCTACAAGAATTGACAGAGCAAGAAACTTAGGCTACAAGGCAAAACAAGGCGTTATCGTAGTTAGAGTTGCTGTAAGAAGAGGAGGTTTGAGAAAACCAAGACCAAAACACTCTAAAAAACCAGCAACAATGGCAGTTAAAAAAATCACAATGGCAAAATCAATTCAGAGAATTGCTGAGGAAAGAGCTGCTAAAAGATACCCTAACATGGAAGTTTTAAACTCTTACTGGGTAGGTGAAGACGGTAAAAGAAAATGGTACGAAGTAATTTTGGTAGATATAAACTGTCCAACCATCAAAAATGATAAAAAGTACAGTTTCTTAGCTGACGGTGCTAACAAATGTAGAGTTTACAGAGGATTAACTTCTGCAGGTAAGAAAGGTAGAGGTCTTATGTACAAAGGTAAAGGTGCTGAAAAAGTAAGACCTGGTGTAAGAGCTAACCAAAAAAGAACAAAATAA
- a CDS encoding respiratory chain complex I subunit 1 family protein, whose translation MVLFQELASILGIPLIAFAISTWIPGIQRKIQARIQQRKGPSLASIGYWGFFKALYKQTITPVSTMPKLYHFMPVLSFLTIWVILAMTSLTHFHILSNEIGIVGLLKIEEMTYIIMGALSSTVMGIRMPFKDLCKGGKGELSLRMTLEQLGAVRAFKMITVGSFPFYIATLLPFIPHGSIMLNTVVGNTFLFSLGGILGALAYFIGYMIMLKEYPFSIMHSKADVLEGPTMELSGRYRALYLAVREMLMITLGSLFATLYLGIAPDLLNPITIVLNFAVALLFPLMASVISAYTPVLTFKQVYPLSLLGTVIGLIGLILAIMGI comes from the coding sequence ATGGTATTATTTCAGGAATTGGCATCAATTTTGGGAATTCCATTGATTGCATTTGCGATATCAACATGGATACCAGGTATTCAAAGAAAAATTCAGGCCAGAATTCAGCAAAGAAAAGGACCTTCTTTAGCATCAATAGGATATTGGGGATTTTTTAAGGCTTTATATAAGCAAACAATAACACCAGTTTCAACTATGCCTAAATTATACCATTTTATGCCAGTATTAAGTTTCTTAACAATATGGGTTATTTTGGCGATGACATCTTTAACTCATTTTCACATACTGTCAAATGAGATAGGTATCGTAGGTCTCTTAAAAATTGAAGAAATGACTTATATTATTATGGGGGCATTATCTTCAACAGTAATGGGGATTAGGATGCCATTCAAAGACCTCTGTAAAGGTGGTAAAGGAGAACTATCTTTAAGGATGACTTTGGAACAGTTGGGTGCAGTTAGGGCTTTTAAAATGATAACTGTAGGTTCGTTCCCTTTTTACATTGCCACTTTATTACCCTTTATACCCCATGGTTCGATAATGTTAAATACGGTTGTAGGAAACACCTTTTTGTTTAGCTTAGGTGGTATATTAGGGGCTTTGGCATATTTCATAGGATATATGATAATGTTGAAAGAATATCCTTTCTCAATAATGCACTCAAAGGCAGACGTTTTGGAAGGCCCTACTATGGAACTTTCAGGACGATACAGGGCACTGTATTTGGCAGTTCGGGAAATGTTAATGATAACATTAGGAAGTCTTTTCGCAACATTGTATTTGGGAATTGCACCGGATTTATTAAATCCGATAACTATCGTGTTGAATTTTGCAGTAGCACTATTGTTCCCACTAATGGCTTCTGTAATTAGTGCATATACGCCAGTTTTAACATTTAAGCAAGTTTATCCCTTATCTTTATTGGGCACTGTAATCGGTTTAATCGGTTTAATATTGGCAATAATGGGAATTTAA
- a CDS encoding NADH-quinone oxidoreductase subunit B family protein: protein MLKEISRKKCIHVMLVYTGGCNGCDIEVVNCVLSPYYDAEQYNVFLTWNPREADILVVTGCVTKTITASLKKIYEEMPEPKAVVAAGACALMGGVYGNIGADLGTSDFIDGPVKNIIPVDVNVPGCPPRPEDVITGIVKAIPKLLEK from the coding sequence ATGTTAAAAGAAATAAGTAGAAAAAAATGTATCCATGTAATGTTAGTATATACGGGGGGTTGCAACGGCTGTGATATAGAGGTTGTAAACTGTGTATTATCCCCATATTACGACGCTGAACAGTACAACGTGTTTTTAACTTGGAATCCTCGTGAAGCGGATATTTTAGTTGTTACTGGTTGTGTTACAAAAACCATCACAGCTTCTTTGAAAAAAATATATGAGGAAATGCCTGAACCGAAAGCGGTTGTAGCTGCAGGGGCTTGTGCACTAATGGGTGGAGTTTACGGCAATATAGGGGCAGATTTAGGTACATCGGACTTCATAGATGGACCTGTTAAAAATATAATCCCTGTAGATGTAAATGTTCCAGGGTGCCCTCCAAGACCTGAAGATGTAATTACGGGAATAGTTAAAGCAATTCCTAAATTATTAGAAAAATAA
- a CDS encoding 4Fe-4S binding protein, whose protein sequence is MDSGVRELSKIFISGFYRNLERIIFGTGRYTSKEMTESILKGIVLPENVLKDICIGCGGCANACPTKAITMEQIEPIKLTEDYSKEFIPVIDAEKCVYCLYCHDFCPIFALFNEISPIHPRHVGDSKNIKIDVSKVLEKPVEISEEKIQSIMKILSINLDNVIKNKNKA, encoded by the coding sequence ATGGACTCGGGAGTTAGGGAATTATCAAAAATATTTATTTCTGGATTTTATCGTAATTTAGAACGTATAATTTTCGGTACTGGTAGATATACTTCGAAAGAAATGACTGAAAGCATTTTAAAAGGTATTGTATTACCCGAAAATGTTTTGAAAGATATATGTATAGGCTGTGGGGGTTGTGCAAATGCTTGTCCAACCAAAGCCATCACAATGGAGCAAATTGAACCTATAAAATTAACTGAAGATTATTCAAAAGAGTTTATACCTGTAATAGATGCTGAAAAATGTGTATATTGTTTATATTGCCATGATTTTTGCCCAATATTTGCATTATTTAATGAAATTTCTCCAATACATCCAAGACACGTGGGTGATTCAAAGAATATAAAAATTGACGTTTCGAAAGTTCTTGAAAAACCTGTGGAAATTTCAGAAGAAAAAATACAATCAATTATGAAAATATTGTCTATTAATTTAGATAATGTAATAAAAAATAAAAATAAAGCATAA
- a CDS encoding 4Fe-4S binding protein, with the protein MIITNLDKCISEQEKGCNKKCMELCPTNAIKMIGGTAISCITCGKCAEVCPTNAILENEYGGYYVDRKKCVGCAICEKNCPIGIIKMVDENKEHPLKSKTEKDRKSNVLGNKSAVSSEKYPTGMCVMCGLCTKACDNARIYFNPKELRTSKNEMLAKRYATIYKVLNANLNTNLKPDKLENLNTLNNSKKSKIEVKSKKSISKDELSDEQRYSIIIDSEKCINCNRCIYECPTNAIELLENLTNNECINSNSMLFNPLNSKLNPKIEKSKVKLCTECNLCEEVCPTTPKSIYKGRIRDGCILCTSCVQVCPRNVLDVENFKIVNKGKLADNTSIDEDTNNKNNYEPKVYCINCGACVNVCPNNALLYKDGRILYNKNNCTLCMECVKACPQGIRRVINKDSEDLKSKLIGNCVLCEKCITKCPEDAIEIVKREIPFEVIDKSCIGCGTCAEICPNDSLTILINNLSLEDNTASDFKVLFDESCISCQKCGMYCPRDVLPNITGIKKTVDKEYSYIHTEYDYCVSCGLCNKICPNDCIDYGAIDTEKCELCSACANICPTNAIKTFRTWK; encoded by the coding sequence ATGATAATAACTAATTTGGATAAGTGTATTTCTGAGCAAGAAAAAGGTTGCAACAAAAAGTGTATGGAGCTTTGTCCAACCAACGCAATAAAAATGATTGGTGGAACCGCCATATCTTGTATTACCTGTGGTAAATGTGCAGAAGTATGTCCGACCAACGCAATATTGGAAAATGAATATGGGGGATACTACGTAGATAGGAAAAAGTGCGTAGGCTGTGCCATATGTGAAAAGAATTGTCCAATAGGTATTATCAAAATGGTTGACGAAAATAAAGAACATCCTTTAAAGTCCAAAACTGAAAAAGACAGAAAAAGCAACGTATTAGGCAATAAATCTGCAGTATCCAGTGAGAAATACCCTACTGGCATGTGTGTAATGTGCGGTTTATGTACTAAAGCCTGCGATAATGCAAGGATTTATTTTAATCCGAAGGAATTACGAACTTCAAAAAACGAGATGTTGGCAAAAAGATATGCAACCATCTATAAAGTATTAAATGCTAATTTAAATACAAATTTAAAGCCCGATAAGTTAGAAAATTTAAATACATTAAATAACTCAAAAAAATCAAAAATTGAAGTTAAATCTAAAAAATCAATTTCAAAAGATGAATTATCGGATGAACAAAGATATTCTATAATTATAGATTCGGAAAAATGTATAAATTGTAATAGATGTATATATGAATGTCCAACCAACGCAATAGAGTTATTGGAAAATTTAACAAATAATGAATGTATTAATTCAAATTCTATGCTATTTAATCCACTCAATAGTAAATTAAATCCAAAAATTGAAAAAAGTAAGGTTAAATTATGCACTGAATGTAATTTGTGTGAAGAAGTATGTCCTACAACGCCTAAATCAATTTACAAAGGTAGGATTAGAGATGGCTGTATATTATGTACGAGTTGTGTACAGGTCTGTCCAAGAAATGTTTTAGATGTTGAAAACTTCAAAATAGTTAACAAAGGAAAATTAGCTGATAATACTTCAATTGACGAAGATACTAATAATAAAAACAACTACGAACCTAAAGTTTACTGTATAAATTGCGGAGCATGTGTAAATGTGTGCCCAAATAATGCTTTACTATATAAAGACGGTAGAATATTGTATAATAAAAATAACTGTACTTTATGTATGGAATGCGTTAAAGCGTGTCCTCAAGGTATTAGGCGTGTAATAAACAAGGATTCGGAAGATTTAAAGTCTAAATTGATAGGAAATTGTGTTTTATGTGAAAAATGTATTACAAAATGTCCTGAAGATGCAATCGAAATTGTAAAACGGGAAATACCCTTCGAAGTAATCGATAAATCTTGTATAGGTTGCGGAACTTGTGCTGAAATTTGCCCAAATGATTCGTTAACCATTTTAATAAACAATTTATCTCTTGAAGATAATACGGCATCTGATTTCAAAGTTTTGTTTGATGAATCGTGTATATCCTGTCAAAAATGTGGAATGTATTGTCCAAGAGACGTTTTACCAAATATTACAGGCATAAAAAAGACTGTGGATAAAGAATATTCTTATATCCATACAGAATATGACTACTGTGTAAGCTGTGGCTTGTGTAATAAAATTTGCCCAAATGATTGCATCGATTATGGAGCAATTGATACGGAAAAATGTGAATTGTGTTCAGCTTGTGCGAATATATGCCCAACCAACGCAATAAAAACGTTTAGAACATGGAAATAA
- a CDS encoding Na(+)/H(+) antiporter subunit B: MRNFITRDIAVFLSFLFFGVAILYSIFNINVVQGINAVYTSTYIVPNFVTAVLFDWRAFDTLGECLILVTSVMVTGMVFGRGMYNTDFLKSIFYENVDTANDTNKNVDSIDLGFTSIIKVITMPLSIIIMVLGIITILAGHITPGGGFQGGALIAVAYILGIVGYGITSPLCFTHHFLEKLETYGALFFMIMGALGMFVSGYYLLNISVLNGIPLFPSPESMGSVGLIPYLNIAVGFKVLAGLSSITLLLSTKKIFINADLKNSKF, translated from the coding sequence TTGAGAAACTTTATAACAAGAGATATTGCAGTGTTCTTATCTTTCTTATTCTTTGGAGTTGCCATATTGTATTCTATATTCAATATTAATGTAGTACAAGGAATAAATGCAGTTTATACGAGTACTTACATCGTTCCTAACTTTGTGACGGCCGTACTATTTGATTGGAGGGCTTTTGACACATTGGGAGAATGTTTAATTCTTGTAACGTCAGTAATGGTTACTGGAATGGTATTTGGAAGAGGTATGTATAATACGGATTTTTTAAAATCGATATTTTATGAAAACGTAGATACGGCTAATGATACGAATAAGAACGTTGATAGTATTGATTTAGGATTTACTTCCATAATAAAAGTTATTACGATGCCTTTAAGTATAATAATAATGGTTTTGGGCATTATAACAATTTTGGCGGGTCATATAACACCAGGCGGTGGTTTTCAGGGTGGAGCTCTAATTGCTGTAGCATATATTTTGGGAATCGTTGGTTATGGGATAACTTCACCATTATGCTTTACTCATCATTTCTTGGAAAAATTGGAAACCTATGGCGCCCTATTTTTTATGATAATGGGTGCTTTAGGTATGTTTGTATCTGGTTATTACTTGCTTAATATTTCTGTGCTTAATGGTATTCCACTATTTCCATCACCTGAATCTATGGGAAGTGTGGGTTTAATACCTTATTTGAATATTGCAGTAGGTTTTAAGGTTTTAGCCGGTTTATCCTCAATTACTTTACTTCTAAGTACTAAAAAAATATTTATAAATGCTGATTTGAAAAATTCTAAATTTTAA
- the ehbF gene encoding energy conserving hydrogenase EhbF, which produces MNLLPLLVVFPMFMAIVLNFLHGKDKLIKYSSIALAIILMTLPFIPNYGYYFFGNHGLVEAMTSGIAYLFNPAKQLILIVLTLIASLTLISSAGEKQSGLVTSLVLMGLASVTAVVLSEDLFNMYVFYEITAISQTGLLLATGTENSYKSALRYLIMGNFAGSILLLGIGLLLSITGTLFIPEIHANLLANPTNPVIYGGALMLIIGLCYGSGLPPFHTIKSEVYAGAKPFISAVLQTFSKFVLVALMLLLFKLFYGLPLFANLQVLLIVISILGMVFGVVMALLQTDYRKLLSYHAISQGGYVAAGLALGTPLGFVAGIFHAINHVIYKSALFLGAHIVSNENKTSKLDKMGNLLPVMPFVAFMVLCAKLAISGVPPFNGFQSKLLLAEASINANLPELTVIMILVSIGTFVSMMKAFYMIYLKPNGLKDLEELKKDYNNPMLKYPKFSLLILTILCIILGIFPEIITNTLYNSFDNFLSTL; this is translated from the coding sequence ATGAATTTACTTCCATTATTGGTAGTTTTCCCTATGTTTATGGCAATTGTGCTAAATTTTTTGCACGGAAAGGATAAATTAATTAAATATTCCTCAATCGCATTAGCAATAATTTTAATGACTTTACCATTTATCCCAAATTATGGTTATTATTTCTTTGGAAATCATGGGTTAGTGGAAGCTATGACTTCAGGCATTGCGTACCTGTTTAATCCTGCTAAGCAACTTATTTTAATAGTGCTTACTTTAATTGCATCTTTAACCCTTATTTCATCGGCAGGTGAAAAACAAAGCGGATTAGTTACTTCATTAGTTTTAATGGGTTTGGCAAGTGTTACGGCAGTTGTATTATCTGAAGATTTGTTTAATATGTACGTATTTTATGAAATAACCGCTATATCTCAAACTGGGCTATTATTAGCAACAGGTACTGAAAATTCTTACAAATCAGCTCTTAGATATCTTATAATGGGTAATTTTGCAGGTTCCATATTACTCTTAGGTATTGGTTTATTACTGTCTATTACGGGAACTTTGTTTATTCCTGAAATACATGCTAATTTATTGGCAAATCCTACAAATCCGGTTATTTATGGCGGTGCTTTAATGTTAATAATCGGACTTTGCTATGGTAGTGGATTGCCACCATTCCACACAATAAAATCCGAAGTTTACGCTGGTGCAAAGCCATTTATTTCAGCAGTCTTGCAAACATTTTCTAAATTTGTATTAGTTGCGCTTATGTTATTATTATTTAAATTATTCTATGGATTACCATTATTTGCAAATTTGCAAGTATTATTAATTGTAATTTCAATTTTAGGTATGGTATTTGGTGTAGTAATGGCACTTTTACAAACCGATTATAGGAAATTGCTTTCTTACCACGCAATAAGTCAAGGTGGGTATGTGGCTGCAGGTTTAGCATTGGGAACTCCGTTAGGATTTGTTGCAGGTATTTTTCACGCTATAAATCACGTTATTTATAAAAGTGCACTCTTTTTAGGGGCTCATATCGTATCAAATGAAAATAAAACCAGTAAATTAGATAAAATGGGTAATTTATTGCCAGTAATGCCATTTGTAGCTTTTATGGTACTTTGTGCAAAATTGGCAATTAGTGGTGTACCCCCATTTAATGGTTTCCAAAGTAAATTATTACTTGCAGAAGCTTCTATAAATGCAAATTTACCTGAATTAACAGTTATTATGATATTGGTAAGTATTGGTACCTTTGTGTCTATGATGAAGGCATTTTATATGATATATTTAAAACCAAATGGATTAAAAGATTTAGAAGAACTTAAAAAGGATTATAACAACCCTATGTTAAAATATCCTAAATTTTCATTACTTATATTAACAATTTTGTGTATAATATTGGGTATTTTCCCAGAAATTATTACAAATACGTTATATAATTCATTTGACAATTTTTTAAGCACTTTATAG